From the genome of Trueperaceae bacterium:
CCAGCGGTCGGGTGCGAAGCGTTCGGGATCGAGGATCGCCGCCTTGGGCGCCCCCTCGAACGCCGCGAGCAGGAGGTCGGTGAAGGCGCGGCAGGCGTCGACCGCCTCGGTCGCGCCGTGCGTGGTGCGCGAGGCGTCCGCGGCGCGCTGGCGGGCCCGGGCCGGCGTGTGGGCGTAGGCGATCGGGACCGGCGCGAGGCGCATGAGGCTGCCGTTGCCCGCCGACATGGGGTCGGTCGAGCCGGCGTACGGCTCGCCGGTCCGCTCGAAGTGGCGCAACGCCGTCGCCGTGGTGGCCCCGATGTCGAAGCACGCCCCCGTGGACGACCACACCCCGTCCCGGAACCAGGCGACGTAGCGCTGCATCTGGTCGACGGGGTCGAAGCCGTCGTGGACGACGAGGCTGTCGGCGAGGGCGGCGGCCATGGAGGTGTCGTCGGTCCAGGCGCCCACCGGAAGCCGGAACGGGCCGCCGCCCACCATGTCCTCGATCGGCTCGAACGTGCCGGGCTTTCGAAACTCCAGCGTCGTACCGAGCGCGTCCCCGATGGCGAGGCCCAGGAACGCGCCGCGGGCGGCGTCGGCGAAGCGGGGGTCGTCGGCAGGCTGAGGCATGTCGGACGCTACCCCGGTTCGGCACACCGGACCGAACCGGGGGGCC
Proteins encoded in this window:
- a CDS encoding ADP-ribosylglycohydrolase family protein; translation: MPQPADDPRFADAARGAFLGLAIGDALGTTLEFRKPGTFEPIEDMVGGGPFRLPVGAWTDDTSMAAALADSLVVHDGFDPVDQMQRYVAWFRDGVWSSTGACFDIGATTATALRHFERTGEPYAGSTDPMSAGNGSLMRLAPVPIAYAHTPARARQRAADASRTTHGATEAVDACRAFTDLLLAAFEGAPKAAILDPERFAPDRWTDAPLADGIQEVVTGSYRDREPPEIYGAGYVVKTLEAALWAFASTDDFRSGALKVVNLGQDADTTGAVYGQLAGAHYGASGLPQDWRAKLARRDDLERLADRLIDLAGRTPV